A window of Pedobacter lusitanus contains these coding sequences:
- a CDS encoding endonuclease/exonuclease/phosphatase family protein produces the protein MKRFTIAVFLFFSFSAFGQQITVCSWNLKDFGKSKTDIQIDFIAQTLKHCDVIAIQEVVAGPGGPMAVARLNDALNRTGTKWDYTISHGTSSDRYSKERYAFIWKTGRTEKIGEAWLEKKYNLEITREPYFARFRSGKKQFTLVTMHAIPKSKQPETEIKYLKYLPENYASDVLIFCGDFNLPESHSVFNPLKSAGYPPAFTNQKTSLRQKCVNGNCLASAFDNFFYDQSKINCINAGIIPFYTAFDDLKEARKLSDHVPVFLKFSLM, from the coding sequence TTGAAAAGATTTACAATTGCGGTTTTCCTGTTTTTTTCGTTTTCTGCATTTGGACAGCAAATAACTGTCTGTTCCTGGAACCTGAAAGATTTTGGAAAATCGAAGACCGATATACAAATAGATTTTATTGCCCAAACCCTTAAACACTGTGATGTAATTGCCATTCAGGAGGTAGTAGCAGGTCCGGGAGGTCCAATGGCCGTTGCCCGTTTGAATGATGCCTTAAACCGGACGGGAACAAAATGGGATTATACCATTAGTCACGGAACTTCCAGTGACAGATACAGTAAGGAACGTTATGCCTTTATCTGGAAAACCGGCAGAACTGAAAAAATAGGAGAGGCATGGCTGGAAAAAAAATATAACCTGGAAATTACCCGGGAACCTTATTTTGCGAGATTCAGGTCAGGTAAAAAACAGTTTACCCTGGTCACTATGCATGCGATTCCAAAATCCAAACAGCCTGAAACCGAGATTAAGTACCTGAAATATCTGCCCGAAAACTATGCTTCAGATGTGCTGATCTTTTGCGGTGATTTCAATCTGCCTGAATCTCATTCTGTATTCAATCCTTTAAAAAGTGCGGGCTATCCTCCTGCTTTTACTAATCAGAAGACTTCGCTAAGACAAAAATGTGTGAATGGCAATTGCCTGGCATCAGCTTTTGATAACTTTTTTTATGATCAGTCAAAGATCAACTGCATCAATGCAGGGATTATTCCTTTTTACACTGCGTTTGATGACCTGAAAGAGGCCAGAAAGCTTTCTGATCATGTACCTGTTTTTCTGAAGTTTTCGCTGATGTAG
- the pyrE gene encoding orotate phosphoribosyltransferase yields MYNKSDIELKVAEFLLQIKAIKLQPNNPFTWASGWKSPIYCDNRVTLSHPSVRTYIRQKLTQLIQEEFGSVDVIAGVATAGIPQGVLVAQELGLPFVYVRAKAKEHGTGSLIEGEIIEGQRVVVVEDLVSTGKSSLQAVNALKDAGLSVAGLVSIFTYGFDLAEENFKEAKCRFATLSNYNTLIQYAAENSFIAQSDVDILNQWRRNPSEWGQNFDQNPV; encoded by the coding sequence ATGTATAATAAAAGTGATATTGAATTAAAGGTAGCTGAATTTTTACTTCAAATTAAAGCAATAAAATTACAGCCGAATAACCCCTTTACCTGGGCGTCAGGCTGGAAATCTCCAATTTATTGCGATAATAGGGTGACGCTCTCCCATCCGTCAGTACGAACATACATCAGGCAGAAACTTACGCAGCTGATACAGGAAGAATTTGGTTCTGTTGATGTTATTGCCGGAGTTGCTACTGCCGGTATTCCTCAGGGTGTATTAGTAGCTCAGGAATTAGGATTGCCATTTGTTTATGTCAGAGCGAAAGCAAAAGAACATGGAACAGGCAGCTTAATTGAAGGCGAGATCATTGAAGGTCAGCGCGTAGTAGTGGTAGAAGATTTAGTTTCTACTGGTAAAAGTAGTTTACAGGCGGTAAATGCATTGAAAGATGCTGGTTTGTCTGTTGCAGGTTTAGTTTCTATCTTCACCTATGGCTTTGACCTTGCTGAAGAGAATTTCAAAGAAGCAAAGTGCCGTTTTGCAACATTATCAAATTACAATACCCTGATCCAGTACGCTGCTGAAAATAGTTTTATCGCACAAAGTGATGTGGATATACTTAACCAATGGCGCAGAAACCCATCTGAGTGGGGACAGAATTTTGACCAAAATCCAGTATAA
- a CDS encoding RsmD family RNA methyltransferase: MRIIGGKLKGIRMSAPASLPVRPTTDMAKEALFNILYNTYDFDSCSVLDLFSGTGNISIEFASRGIKEVTAVDKHSGCIYWLKSVIDKYDLNEISLQKADVFKFLEQHNKKYQIIFADPPYDLTNIPQIPRLVDQNKLLTENGILVVEHPSLLKLKDEPGFKETRRYGNSSFSFFEYTP, from the coding sequence ATGCGTATAATCGGCGGTAAATTAAAAGGTATCCGCATGAGTGCGCCTGCCAGTCTTCCTGTAAGACCTACTACAGACATGGCCAAAGAGGCTCTTTTCAATATCCTGTATAATACTTATGATTTTGACAGCTGCAGTGTTCTTGATTTATTCAGCGGCACGGGAAATATCAGTATCGAGTTTGCATCACGCGGCATAAAAGAAGTGACTGCCGTAGATAAACATTCGGGCTGTATATACTGGCTTAAATCAGTTATAGATAAATATGATCTGAATGAAATCAGTCTGCAAAAAGCTGATGTATTCAAGTTTCTGGAACAGCATAACAAAAAATATCAGATCATATTTGCAGATCCTCCTTATGATCTGACCAATATCCCGCAGATTCCAAGACTGGTGGATCAAAATAAGTTACTTACTGAAAATGGAATATTAGTTGTAGAACATCCTTCTTTATTAAAATTAAAAGACGAGCCTGGATTTAAAGAAACCCGCCGTTATGGCAATTCTTCTTTCAGCTTTTTTGAATATACCCCATAG
- a CDS encoding SRPBCC family protein has product MTVIESTTTVNQPVDKVYAFLADMNNHQQLMPENIYNWSSTTDEARFTIQNMAKLAIQISSRIENQELVAIPSEKAPFDLELKWTVKDNGDGTTTATHIISADLNMMMKMLAAGPLKKLADHQTERLSEILK; this is encoded by the coding sequence ATGACCGTTATTGAAAGTACCACCACAGTAAACCAGCCGGTAGATAAAGTTTACGCTTTTTTAGCCGACATGAACAATCATCAGCAATTGATGCCTGAGAACATTTATAACTGGTCCTCTACAACAGATGAAGCCAGATTTACTATTCAGAATATGGCTAAACTGGCAATCCAGATTTCCAGCCGTATAGAGAATCAGGAATTGGTTGCTATCCCTTCTGAGAAAGCTCCTTTTGATCTGGAATTGAAATGGACAGTTAAGGATAATGGTGATGGTACAACGACAGCTACACATATCATTTCAGCAGATTTGAATATGATGATGAAAATGCTGGCGGCAGGACCACTAAAGAAACTTGCAGATCATCAGACTGAACGTCTAAGCGAGATCTTAAAATAA
- a CDS encoding NUDIX hydrolase, giving the protein MKTYTIYINDNTLLIANKLPAHAEPVEVLEENGFNFEAFYEGLSKFSAKQYALLTADPKSLFQQIKAGLTVIKAAGGLVMNAKEEYLFIYRNKKWDLPKGKVEKGEGMKAAGKREVEEECGVKILTNDNRLCKTYHVYEMGTKLVLKRTNWYSMTVKGSPKLIPQKEEGITKAEWLTASALKPVLKNTYPSIIDVLKAGKLIKEKESKEKIKLP; this is encoded by the coding sequence ATGAAAACGTATACCATTTACATCAACGATAATACACTGCTAATTGCGAACAAATTACCGGCACATGCAGAACCTGTAGAAGTGCTGGAAGAAAACGGATTTAACTTTGAAGCTTTCTATGAAGGTTTGAGTAAATTCTCTGCAAAACAGTATGCATTGCTTACTGCAGATCCAAAATCACTTTTTCAACAGATTAAAGCAGGCTTAACAGTAATTAAAGCGGCCGGCGGATTAGTCATGAACGCAAAGGAAGAATACCTGTTTATTTATAGAAATAAGAAATGGGATCTGCCAAAAGGGAAAGTGGAAAAAGGCGAAGGCATGAAAGCAGCGGGCAAACGTGAGGTTGAAGAAGAATGCGGCGTGAAAATTCTGACCAATGACAACCGCTTATGTAAAACCTACCATGTTTATGAAATGGGGACCAAATTAGTACTGAAAAGAACCAACTGGTACAGTATGACTGTTAAAGGAAGTCCAAAGTTGATTCCGCAGAAAGAAGAAGGTATTACCAAAGCAGAGTGGCTTACCGCATCGGCGCTTAAACCAGTGCTGAAAAATACCTATCCTTCTATCATTGACGTATTGAAAGCGGGTAAGCTGATTAAAGAAAAAGAGTCTAAAGAAAAAATAAAGCTTCCTTAG
- a CDS encoding glycosyltransferase family 4 protein — protein MKIAYISTYPPRECGIATFNNNLLKAIAHDQTAVSKESFVVAMTDSENLDTYEYPPEVQFIIRQENQKDYTRAADYINTSLTDVCILEHEFGIYGGDNGVYILPLIARLQKPLITILHTVLKDPTYIQLTIIREIAKYSSKVVVMSTRAVNFLTSIYGIAEDKIKLIEHGVPDLEPKANNLIKNSPAFKNRKVLFTFGLISRNKGLETVIEALPKIAEKNPDVLYVVLGTTHPGVIRNSGEEYRDNLKRLAKKLNVENHLIFINKFVSEEELYDYLTAADMYITPYLNEAQITSGTLSYAIGAGAAVVSTPYWHAQELLADNRGKLFDFKNADALAQIVNDLFANQQLLKELKSNAYNYGLHLRWPNTGHVFIETLKDAIRYASQAQEEIRPIIDPDMMPAFSMAHIKRLTDDTGIVQHAKYGIPNLKEGYCLDDNARALIMVILAWQQNKNKTALELLPVYLSYIQYMQCDNGNFRNFLSFKREYLDEVGSEDSFGRTIWALGYLINNAPNNSYKEFATELFIKSIPHFSKLKHLRGVANTMIGLSSFLKAHPYDEYIIEELNKLADPLKAAYHAHKETGWNWFEEKMTYDNAILPLALLCHYETTQNQDSLAIGLESMEFLTSKTLDKGYLNPVGNDGWLFKAHEMALYDQQAIETMAIVLLYFKAYEITHDLKYIRQMYLSYQWFLGENSLRLPLYDYETKGCGDGLQTSGVNRNQGAESTLAYWISHLVILKSLEVEYEYSDLTDSKPVKEEVL, from the coding sequence ATGAAAATAGCTTATATCTCAACTTATCCACCGCGTGAATGTGGTATTGCGACATTCAACAATAATCTTTTAAAGGCAATTGCTCATGACCAGACAGCAGTATCCAAAGAGAGCTTTGTGGTGGCCATGACTGATTCTGAAAATCTGGATACTTATGAATATCCCCCGGAAGTCCAGTTTATTATCAGACAGGAAAATCAGAAAGATTATACCAGGGCGGCCGATTATATCAATACAAGTTTGACAGATGTCTGCATTTTAGAGCACGAGTTTGGTATTTATGGAGGTGATAACGGCGTGTATATACTCCCTCTGATTGCCCGTTTACAAAAACCTCTGATTACAATTTTGCATACCGTATTGAAGGACCCTACCTATATACAGCTGACTATTATCAGGGAAATTGCCAAGTACTCTTCAAAAGTAGTTGTCATGAGTACCAGAGCTGTAAACTTTCTGACCAGTATTTATGGCATAGCGGAGGATAAAATAAAACTGATAGAACACGGCGTTCCGGATCTGGAACCCAAAGCAAACAATCTGATCAAAAACTCCCCTGCTTTTAAAAACAGGAAGGTACTATTCACTTTTGGTCTGATCAGCAGGAACAAAGGACTGGAAACAGTCATTGAAGCTCTGCCTAAAATAGCAGAAAAAAATCCGGATGTACTTTATGTTGTGCTGGGCACCACTCACCCGGGAGTAATCAGGAATTCTGGAGAAGAATACAGAGACAACCTGAAACGTCTTGCTAAAAAACTGAACGTAGAAAACCATCTTATTTTCATTAATAAGTTTGTCTCTGAAGAAGAACTATACGATTATCTGACTGCAGCGGATATGTATATCACGCCATATCTGAACGAAGCACAAATTACCAGTGGTACATTATCCTATGCCATAGGTGCCGGAGCAGCAGTCGTATCTACGCCTTACTGGCATGCCCAGGAATTACTGGCAGATAACCGCGGAAAGCTCTTCGATTTCAAAAATGCAGATGCACTGGCACAAATCGTCAATGACCTGTTTGCCAATCAGCAGCTGCTGAAAGAATTGAAAAGCAACGCTTATAATTATGGTCTTCATTTACGCTGGCCAAATACAGGTCATGTTTTTATTGAAACCTTAAAGGATGCAATACGCTATGCCAGCCAGGCACAGGAAGAAATCAGACCCATTATTGATCCGGATATGATGCCTGCTTTTAGTATGGCTCATATCAAGCGGTTAACTGACGATACCGGAATAGTTCAGCATGCAAAATATGGCATTCCCAATCTCAAAGAAGGTTATTGTCTTGACGATAATGCCCGGGCATTGATTATGGTTATCCTTGCCTGGCAGCAAAATAAAAATAAAACTGCACTGGAATTACTTCCTGTATATCTGAGTTATATACAATACATGCAATGTGATAATGGTAATTTCAGAAACTTCTTAAGTTTTAAAAGAGAATATCTGGATGAAGTTGGTTCGGAAGATTCTTTTGGCCGAACGATCTGGGCTTTGGGTTATCTGATCAATAATGCGCCTAATAATTCTTATAAAGAATTTGCAACAGAACTGTTCATTAAATCTATCCCTCATTTCAGCAAGCTGAAACATTTAAGGGGGGTAGCCAATACCATGATCGGGTTAAGCAGTTTTTTAAAAGCGCACCCGTATGATGAATATATTATTGAAGAGCTCAACAAACTTGCTGACCCGCTGAAAGCCGCTTATCATGCTCATAAAGAAACAGGATGGAACTGGTTTGAAGAAAAAATGACTTATGACAATGCTATTCTGCCTTTGGCCCTGCTCTGCCATTATGAAACTACGCAAAATCAGGATTCCCTGGCCATAGGTCTGGAAAGCATGGAGTTCTTAACCTCTAAAACACTGGATAAAGGTTATTTAAACCCGGTAGGCAATGATGGATGGTTATTCAAAGCTCATGAAATGGCTTTGTATGATCAGCAGGCTATAGAAACCATGGCTATAGTTTTACTGTATTTCAAAGCTTATGAGATCACTCACGATTTAAAATATATCAGACAAATGTATTTGAGTTATCAATGGTTTTTAGGCGAGAACAGTCTGCGTCTTCCTTTGTATGATTATGAGACCAAGGGTTGCGGAGATGGATTACAAACCTCTGGGGTCAACAGAAATCAGGGAGCAGAAAGTACACTGGCTTACTGGATTTCACACCTGGTGATCTTAAAATCGCTGGAAGTGGAATATGAATATAGTGATCTGACAGATTCAAAACCAGTAAAGGAAGAGGTATTATAA
- the clpB gene encoding ATP-dependent chaperone ClpB, with product MNFNNFTIKAQEAVQQASEIAQGNQQQAIETAHLLKGLLTVDENVVSYVLKKLNVNLNTLNQQLDEQISKFPKVSGSNGYLSSGANSALQKAQSYLKEFKDEFVSVEHVLLGILSVNDNTSKLLKDQGVTEKDLKKAIAALRGDNRVTDQNAEATYNALNKYARNLNEYAESGKLDPVIGRDDEIRRVIQILSRRTKNNPILIGEPGVGKTAIAEGIAFRIIKGDVPENLKTKTVFSLDMGALIAGAKYKGEFEERLKAVVKEVTQSEGDIILFIDEIHTLVGAGGGEGAMDAANILKPALARGELRAIGATTLNEYQKYLEKDKALERRFQKVIVDEPDTQDAISILRGLKERYETHHKVRIKDEAIIAAVELSQRYISDRFLPDKAIDLMDEAASKLRLEMDSVPENVDELDRKIMQLEIEREAIRRENDDKKVKALGEEIANLSAERDELKAKWQGEKDVVDGINTQLEQIENYKLEADQAERAGDYGKVAEIRYGKIKEAQDNVEKLKVTLESQQGEGRMLKEEVTADDIAGVVARWTGIPVTKLVASEREKLLHLEDELHRRVAGQDEAIEAISDAIRRSRAGLQDKRKPIGSFIFLGTTGVGKTELAKALAEFLFNDDNALTRIDMSEYQERHSVSRLIGAPPGYVGYDEGGQLTEAVRRKPYSVVLLDEIEKAHPDVFNILLQVLDDGRLTDNKGRLVNFKNTIIIMTSNIGSHLIQENFKDLDDSNRDEVIAKTKNELFELLKQTIRPEFLNRIDELIMFTPLNRSEVRNIAELQFRHVQDTLAEMGVEIEASPEALDWLAELGYDPQFGARPLKRVIQKRVLNELSKEILAGNIDKDSKIKLDMFDNKFVFLNTKKESPAL from the coding sequence ATGAACTTCAACAACTTTACTATAAAAGCCCAGGAAGCAGTTCAACAGGCTTCCGAAATAGCCCAGGGCAATCAGCAACAGGCTATTGAAACGGCCCACCTGCTTAAGGGGCTGCTTACTGTTGATGAAAATGTAGTCTCTTATGTTTTAAAGAAACTCAATGTAAACTTAAATACGCTTAATCAGCAACTGGATGAGCAAATCAGTAAATTTCCAAAGGTTAGCGGAAGTAATGGATACCTGTCTTCAGGTGCCAATTCTGCGTTGCAGAAAGCACAATCTTATCTGAAAGAATTTAAAGATGAGTTCGTGTCTGTAGAGCACGTATTACTGGGAATTTTATCTGTCAACGACAATACTTCTAAATTACTAAAAGATCAGGGTGTAACCGAAAAAGACCTTAAAAAAGCTATTGCAGCTTTAAGAGGTGATAACCGGGTAACTGATCAGAATGCCGAGGCAACTTATAATGCCTTAAATAAATATGCAAGAAATCTGAATGAATATGCAGAATCCGGAAAACTGGACCCTGTGATTGGCCGGGATGATGAAATTCGCCGGGTTATTCAGATTCTTTCCCGCAGGACAAAAAACAACCCGATTTTAATTGGTGAACCCGGAGTAGGTAAAACTGCTATTGCGGAAGGTATCGCTTTCAGAATTATCAAAGGAGATGTACCAGAGAATTTAAAAACTAAAACTGTGTTTTCACTGGATATGGGTGCTTTAATCGCCGGTGCAAAATATAAAGGTGAATTTGAAGAACGTCTGAAAGCTGTAGTGAAAGAGGTTACGCAAAGTGAAGGTGATATCATCCTGTTTATTGATGAGATACACACGCTGGTAGGTGCTGGTGGTGGCGAAGGTGCAATGGATGCAGCAAATATCTTAAAACCTGCTTTAGCCCGTGGTGAACTGCGTGCGATTGGTGCGACAACTTTAAATGAATACCAGAAATATCTGGAAAAAGACAAGGCTCTGGAACGCCGTTTTCAAAAGGTAATTGTAGATGAACCTGATACTCAGGATGCAATTTCAATTTTAAGAGGACTGAAAGAGCGATACGAAACTCACCATAAGGTAAGAATCAAAGACGAAGCTATTATTGCTGCTGTAGAGTTATCTCAGCGTTATATCAGTGACCGTTTTCTTCCGGATAAAGCGATCGATTTAATGGACGAAGCTGCTTCTAAACTACGTTTGGAAATGGATAGCGTTCCTGAAAATGTAGATGAGCTTGATCGTAAGATTATGCAGCTGGAGATCGAAAGAGAGGCTATCAGAAGAGAAAACGATGATAAGAAGGTGAAAGCTCTCGGAGAAGAGATTGCCAATCTTTCTGCAGAACGGGATGAACTGAAAGCCAAATGGCAGGGTGAAAAAGATGTGGTTGACGGCATCAACACCCAGCTGGAGCAGATAGAAAATTACAAACTGGAAGCTGATCAGGCAGAACGTGCCGGAGATTATGGAAAAGTTGCTGAAATCCGCTATGGCAAAATTAAAGAAGCGCAGGATAACGTTGAAAAACTAAAAGTTACTCTTGAAAGTCAGCAGGGCGAAGGCCGTATGCTGAAAGAAGAAGTAACAGCTGATGATATTGCTGGTGTAGTTGCCCGCTGGACCGGAATCCCGGTAACCAAACTGGTAGCAAGCGAGCGTGAAAAATTACTGCACCTGGAGGATGAGCTGCATAGACGTGTAGCAGGTCAGGATGAAGCTATAGAGGCTATATCTGATGCGATACGCCGTTCACGTGCCGGTTTACAGGATAAACGTAAACCTATCGGTTCATTTATCTTTTTAGGCACCACTGGGGTAGGTAAAACTGAGCTGGCCAAAGCACTTGCCGAATTCCTGTTTAATGATGATAATGCGTTAACCCGTATTGACATGAGTGAATATCAGGAAAGACATTCGGTTTCAAGATTAATCGGAGCGCCTCCGGGATATGTAGGTTATGATGAAGGTGGGCAACTGACTGAAGCAGTTCGCCGCAAACCTTACTCGGTCGTATTGCTTGATGAAATTGAAAAAGCACATCCTGATGTATTTAACATTTTACTGCAGGTACTTGATGATGGACGACTGACTGATAATAAAGGTCGCCTGGTTAATTTCAAGAATACGATCATTATTATGACGTCCAATATTGGTTCACACCTGATTCAGGAGAACTTTAAGGATCTTGATGACTCTAACAGGGATGAAGTAATTGCCAAGACTAAAAATGAGCTTTTTGAATTACTGAAACAGACGATCAGACCGGAATTCTTAAACAGAATTGACGAACTGATTATGTTTACCCCATTGAACCGCAGTGAAGTAAGAAATATTGCAGAATTGCAGTTCAGACATGTACAGGATACATTAGCTGAAATGGGAGTCGAAATTGAAGCTTCTCCTGAGGCTTTGGACTGGCTGGCAGAACTAGGTTATGATCCTCAGTTTGGTGCCCGTCCTTTAAAAAGGGTTATCCAGAAACGTGTACTGAATGAGTTATCCAAAGAGATACTGGCCGGAAATATTGACAAGGACAGTAAAATCAAACTAGATATGTTCGATAACAAATTCGTCTTCCTGAATACAAAAAAAGAATCGCCTGCTTTATAA
- the coaD gene encoding pantetheine-phosphate adenylyltransferase — translation MKIALFPGSFDPLTIAHADILKRALPLFDKVIVGIGLNSSKQSFLSGQVREEIVKAVFADYDNIEVQSYEGLTVDFCRKINASYMIRGIRSVGDFEYERAIAQINQTMMPEMETIFILSKPEYSAISSTIVRDILRNHGDVTPFLPKEALFFL, via the coding sequence ATGAAGATAGCCCTGTTTCCTGGTTCTTTTGACCCTTTGACTATCGCACATGCTGATATTCTGAAGCGTGCACTTCCATTATTTGACAAAGTCATTGTAGGTATTGGGTTAAACAGCTCTAAACAGAGTTTTTTATCCGGACAAGTCCGTGAAGAAATTGTAAAAGCTGTCTTTGCAGATTACGACAATATTGAAGTACAGTCTTATGAAGGGCTGACTGTGGATTTCTGCAGAAAAATCAATGCCTCTTATATGATTCGCGGAATCCGTTCGGTTGGTGATTTTGAGTATGAAAGAGCAATTGCACAGATCAACCAGACCATGATGCCGGAAATGGAGACCATATTTATTCTGAGCAAACCGGAATATTCGGCCATCAGCTCCACCATAGTACGGGATATACTCCGTAACCATGGTGATGTAACTCCTTTTCTGCCTAAGGAAGCTTTATTTTTTCTTTAG
- a CDS encoding DMT family transporter translates to MEKNLLKGALLVGLGASSYGALATVVKMAYQHGFTTAEVTTSQFTIGFTGVLLLNILIKNKAKAKEESQQEKGSVFKLMLGGTSLGLTSVFYYFAVKYIPVSVGIVLLMQSVWMGLLLEAVLEKKVPSGRKILATVIVLMGTALATNIFSDVHNLDWRGVAWGLAAGISYTVSLFASNSIATHMRPLKRSLWLLAGGLVAIVMIFCTNSYAHFNFGIFWPWGLFLAFFGTILPPLLFTSGMPHTGISLGTIVASVELPVSVMFAYILLKEPVNAVQWIGILMIISAIVLMNVQNLKKKPVQLDN, encoded by the coding sequence ATGGAGAAAAACTTACTCAAAGGTGCCTTATTAGTCGGGCTTGGCGCCTCAAGTTATGGTGCACTGGCGACGGTGGTTAAGATGGCTTATCAGCATGGATTCACTACTGCAGAAGTAACTACTTCGCAGTTTACAATTGGATTTACAGGCGTACTTTTATTAAATATACTAATCAAGAATAAGGCAAAAGCTAAAGAAGAAAGTCAGCAGGAGAAAGGTTCTGTTTTTAAACTGATGCTTGGTGGAACCTCTCTGGGGCTGACCAGTGTGTTTTATTATTTTGCCGTAAAATATATTCCTGTATCAGTGGGGATAGTGCTGCTGATGCAATCTGTCTGGATGGGCCTTTTACTGGAGGCTGTACTGGAAAAAAAGGTACCTTCAGGAAGAAAAATCCTGGCTACCGTTATCGTGCTGATGGGAACAGCACTGGCAACAAATATCTTTTCGGATGTACATAATCTGGACTGGAGAGGAGTAGCCTGGGGACTGGCTGCGGGTATCTCGTATACAGTTTCCTTATTTGCATCCAACAGTATCGCTACACATATGCGTCCTTTGAAAAGAAGTTTATGGTTACTGGCGGGTGGACTGGTAGCTATAGTGATGATTTTCTGTACTAATTCTTATGCTCATTTTAACTTTGGCATTTTCTGGCCATGGGGTTTGTTCCTTGCTTTTTTCGGAACTATACTTCCACCATTATTGTTTACCAGCGGTATGCCGCATACCGGAATCAGTCTGGGGACAATTGTAGCTTCTGTTGAGCTGCCTGTATCTGTAATGTTTGCTTACATATTGTTAAAAGAGCCGGTCAATGCAGTTCAGTGGATAGGTATTCTGATGATTATCAGTGCCATTGTGTTAATGAACGTACAGAACTTAAAAAAGAAGCCGGTACAATTAGATAATTAG
- a CDS encoding DUF3822 family protein, with product MNNSKNSILLVDPEFDPNTASDCNLLLKITGDSFSYAIIDKNSKQLKAVFDQQECEDISTDLAAILKNDSYLKLPFKDIKVSVYTPNTIAVPNEFFCTQDLNAYTNFFSEEQSDTLYTRAFARFGFTSVFNLEKFAEQALNTFLASAARYEHNAPVLALASTVEDTSLLIDFTVGSFNALLLDQGKMLFQNTYQIENAEEFNYYLVLLIQELKLDPANTPVLISGIIHQNDELHTCLHKYFNHIHFNLPPAGDIDHAILDDMPAHYYSSLLALDLCV from the coding sequence ATGAACAATAGTAAAAACAGCATTTTATTAGTGGATCCGGAATTTGATCCCAATACTGCCTCAGACTGTAATTTGTTGTTGAAAATTACCGGCGACAGTTTTTCTTACGCCATAATTGACAAAAACAGTAAACAGTTAAAGGCTGTTTTTGATCAGCAGGAATGTGAAGACATCAGTACTGATCTGGCTGCTATTCTAAAAAATGACAGCTATCTTAAACTTCCTTTCAAAGACATTAAGGTTTCTGTATATACGCCCAATACTATTGCCGTTCCCAATGAATTTTTCTGCACGCAGGATCTGAATGCCTACACTAATTTTTTCAGCGAAGAACAATCTGATACTTTATATACCCGTGCTTTTGCCCGTTTCGGTTTTACTTCTGTATTCAACCTCGAGAAATTTGCCGAACAGGCTTTAAATACTTTTCTGGCAAGTGCAGCCCGTTATGAACATAATGCACCTGTTTTAGCGCTGGCATCAACTGTAGAAGACACTTCTTTATTAATAGATTTCACTGTAGGTTCTTTCAATGCACTTTTACTGGATCAGGGAAAAATGCTTTTTCAGAATACCTATCAGATAGAAAATGCTGAAGAGTTTAATTATTACCTGGTCTTACTGATTCAGGAATTAAAGCTTGACCCGGCAAATACACCTGTATTAATCAGCGGGATTATTCATCAGAATGATGAACTGCATACCTGTCTGCACAAATATTTTAACCATATTCATTTTAACCTTCCTCCTGCTGGTGATATTGATCATGCTATCTTAGACGATATGCCTGCGCATTATTACAGCAGCTTATTAGCTCTTGACTTATGCGTATAA